The genome window CCGATGCTCGACCTCAAGGTGTCGTTGATCGACGGTGCGTATCACGAAGTGGACTCGAGCGTTCTCGCGTTCGAAATCGCCTCCCGCGCGGCCTTCCGTGAAGGCGCCCAGAAGGCCGGCCCGAAGTTGCTAGAGCCGATCATGAAGGTTGAAGTCGTTTCGCCGGAAGATTACGTCGGCGGCGTCATCGGCGACCTGACAGGCCGTCGCGGCCAGATCCTCGGTCAGGAAATGCGCGGCAACGCCACGGTGATCAATGCCATGGTTCCGCTCGCGAACATGTTCGGTTATGTGAACACTCTTCGCTCGATGAGCCAGGGGCGCGCGCAGTTTACCATGCAGTTTGACCACTATGCGCAGGTTCCGCAAAACGTGGCAGAGGAAGTGCAGGCGAAATTCGCCTGATAGGGCAACAAAGTCAGGAGCTTTAGACCGACCTAGTCTCTAGTTCGGGATGAAAGAGGAAGAACGGAGAGCCACATGGCCAAGGCAAAATTCTCGCGCAGCAAGCCGCATCTGAACATCGGCACCATCGGTCACGTGGACCATGGCAAGACGTCGCTGACGGCCGCGATCACGAAGGTGCTGGCTGAGACCGGCGGCGCGACGTTTACGGCTTACGACCAGATCGACAAGGCGCCTGAAGAGAAGGCACGCGGCATCACGATCTCGACCAGTCACGTCGAATACGAGACCGCCAACCGTCACTATGCGCACGTCGACTGCCCCGGCCACGCCGACTACGTGAAGAACATGATCACCGGCGCTGCCCAGATGGACGGAGCGATTCTCGTCGTGTCCGCCGCCGACGGCCCGATGCCGCAGACCCGCGAGCATATCCTGCTCGCCCGTCAGGTCGGCGTGCCGGCGCTCGTCGTGTTCATGAACAAGGTCGACCTGCTGGACGATCCGGAGCTGCTTGAACTCGTTGAACTCGAAATCCGCGAGTTGCTTTCGAAATACGACTTCCCGGGTGACGACATCCCGATCGTGAAGGGCTCGGCCAAGGCCGCGCTTGATGGCGATGCTGGCGAAATCGGCCGCGAAGCGATCATCAAGCTGATGGAAGAAGTCGACGCTCATATTCCGCTGCCCGAACGTCCGCGCGACCAGCCGTTCCTGATGCCGATCGAAGACGTGTTCTCGATCTCGGGACGCGGCACGGTGGTGACGGGCCGTATCGAACGCGGTGTGATCAAGGTCGGCGAAGAAATCGAGATCGTCGGCATCAAGCCGACCGTCAAGTCGATCGTCACGGGCGTTGAAATGTTCCGCAAGCTGCTCGATCAGGGCGAAGCTGGCGACAACGTGGGCTGTCTGCTCCGTGGTATCGACCGCGAAGCGGTTGAGCGCGGCCAGGTGCTTTGCAAGCCCGGCTCGGTCACGCCGCACACCAAGTTCACGGCGGAAGCCTACATTCTCACGAAGGAAGAAGGCGGTCGTCACACGCCGTTCTTCACGAACTATCGCCCGCAGTTCTACTTCCGTACAACGGACGTGACGGGTGTGGTTCAGCTGCCGGAAGGCACCGAAATGGTGATGCCGGGCGATAACGTCTCGATGGAAGTCGAGCTGATCGTGCCGATCGCCATGGAAGAAAAGCTGCGCTTTGCTATCCGCGAAGGTGGCCGTACTGTCGGCGCCGGCGTGGTTGCCAGCATCATTAAGTAATTATTAAAGGGACGACGGAGCGGGCGCTCCAAGAACGGAGCGCCTCTTCTATTGGGAGTTTGATATGGCAGGCCAAACCATTCGCATCCGGCTGAAGGCGTTCGACCACCGCGTGCTCGACGCCTCCACGAAGGAGATTGTCAATACCGCGAAGCGGACGGGTGCGGATGTGCACGGGCCGATCCCGCTCCCGACACGCATCGAGCGGTACACCGTGAACCGCTCGCCGCACATCGACAAGAAGAGCCGCGAGCAGTTCGAAATGCGCACCCACAAGCGCCTGATCGATATCGTCGATCCGACTCCGCAGACGGTTGATGCGCTCATGAAGCTCGACCTCGCGGCGGGCGTGGATGTTGAGATCAAGCTTTAGCGCCTGTCGCTGAAGGTTTTATGACGCTGCACCCCCGATAGCGGGAAATTGGGCCGAGCCCGCGCAGCACGTTGGATACGCCGACCGCAGGAGCGGATGGCGGGAGTTGAACAAAGGATTCAGCCGCTTTCGATGGCGGCGAAGGAAACTGAGGCAGACCGATGCGATCGGGATTGTTGGCACAGAAGGTTGGCATGACGCGAATCTTCACCGAGGCGGGCGAACATGTGCCCGTTACGGTGTTGAAACTCGATCAATGCCAGGTGATCGCGCACCGGACGCAGGAAGCGAACGGATACACGGCGATTCAGGTCGGCGCGGGGTCGCGGAAGGTCAAGAACGTGACGCGCGCCGAGCGTGGCCATTTTGCGAAGGCTCAGGTTGAGCCGAAGGCGAAAGTGGTCGAGTTCCGCGTGACGCCGGAAAATGTCATCGAGGTCGGCGCGGAGCTGACTGCGGATCATTTTCTGGCCGGTCAGTTCGTCGATGTGATCGGCACGAGCATCGGCAAAGGCTTCGCTGGCGCGATGAAGCGCTGGAATTTCGGCGGCTTGCGCGCTACTCACGGTGTTTCGATCTCGCACCGCTCTCATGGTTCGACCGGTAACCGTCAGGATCCGGGCAAGACCTTCAAGGGCAAGAAGATGGCCGGTCATATGGGCGTCGATCGCGTCACCACGCAGAACCTGCAGGTGGTGAGGACGGACGTCGAACGCGGCCTCCTTCTTATCCGCGGCGCCGTTCCCGGCGCAAAAGGCGGCTGGGTCATGGTCAAGGACGCCGTGAAGAAGCCTCTTCCGAAGGACGTCCCGGTTCCGGGCGCGTTCCGCAAAGTCAACAACGACACCGCGACTGCGGGAGCGGGGGCATAAATGAAGGCGGAAGTCATCACCCTTGACGCTTCCAATGCAGGAAGCGTGGAATTGGACGATGCAGTGTTCGCGCTCGAGCCGCGCACGGACATTCTGCAACGTATGGTCCGTTATCAGCTGTCGAAGCGCCAGGCTGGCACGCATAAGGCCAAGGCACGCAGCGAAGTGAACGGTCCTAACAAGAAGATCTACAAGCAGAAGGGCACCGGCCAGGCTCGCCACGGCAACGACAAGCCGCCGCAGTTTCGCGGTGGTGGTCGCACCGCCGGTCCGGTCCCGCGCAGCCACGCGCATGACTTGCCTAAAAAGGTGCGCGCATTGGCGCTGAAGCATGCGCTTTCGGTTAAGGCTAAGTCGGATGCGCTCGTCGTGCTCGACAAGGCGGAAGTCACCGAGGCCAAGACCG of Rhodomicrobium vannielii ATCC 17100 contains these proteins:
- the tuf gene encoding elongation factor Tu; amino-acid sequence: MAKAKFSRSKPHLNIGTIGHVDHGKTSLTAAITKVLAETGGATFTAYDQIDKAPEEKARGITISTSHVEYETANRHYAHVDCPGHADYVKNMITGAAQMDGAILVVSAADGPMPQTREHILLARQVGVPALVVFMNKVDLLDDPELLELVELEIRELLSKYDFPGDDIPIVKGSAKAALDGDAGEIGREAIIKLMEEVDAHIPLPERPRDQPFLMPIEDVFSISGRGTVVTGRIERGVIKVGEEIEIVGIKPTVKSIVTGVEMFRKLLDQGEAGDNVGCLLRGIDREAVERGQVLCKPGSVTPHTKFTAEAYILTKEEGGRHTPFFTNYRPQFYFRTTDVTGVVQLPEGTEMVMPGDNVSMEVELIVPIAMEEKLRFAIREGGRTVGAGVVASIIK
- the rpsJ gene encoding 30S ribosomal protein S10, whose amino-acid sequence is MAGQTIRIRLKAFDHRVLDASTKEIVNTAKRTGADVHGPIPLPTRIERYTVNRSPHIDKKSREQFEMRTHKRLIDIVDPTPQTVDALMKLDLAAGVDVEIKL
- the rplC gene encoding 50S ribosomal protein L3, with product MRSGLLAQKVGMTRIFTEAGEHVPVTVLKLDQCQVIAHRTQEANGYTAIQVGAGSRKVKNVTRAERGHFAKAQVEPKAKVVEFRVTPENVIEVGAELTADHFLAGQFVDVIGTSIGKGFAGAMKRWNFGGLRATHGVSISHRSHGSTGNRQDPGKTFKGKKMAGHMGVDRVTTQNLQVVRTDVERGLLLIRGAVPGAKGGWVMVKDAVKKPLPKDVPVPGAFRKVNNDTATAGAGA
- the rplD gene encoding 50S ribosomal protein L4; this encodes MKAEVITLDASNAGSVELDDAVFALEPRTDILQRMVRYQLSKRQAGTHKAKARSEVNGPNKKIYKQKGTGQARHGNDKPPQFRGGGRTAGPVPRSHAHDLPKKVRALALKHALSVKAKSDALVVLDKAEVTEAKTAQLRGKFAGLGLSNALIIDGAVLQDNFALAARNIPNVDVLPVQGINVYDILRREKLVLTRAALEALEERFK